In one Pleomorphomonas sp. T1.2MG-36 genomic region, the following are encoded:
- a CDS encoding ABC transporter ATP-binding protein translates to MSRFQDDPDDYGDLAAQHVSLRRVLALFAPYRTRIAGVVALMVVASAVGLAGPFLLRAIIDVALPLHDMTLLVSLVAGMIAVAMIAAVVGAWQVVLTSRIGQAVLHDLRVRLYSHLQSLSLRFFTGTRTGEVQSRIAGDIAGLQSLVTETASDLGRALSSVIMTAVAIVILDWRLAMFVLLIVPGTVLISSRVALVREALTFQQQARAADLSVAVQETLSASGIILARTMGRGPHLAQRFARISGDLAKLEVKSHTAGEWQWSLIGFALAVLPALTLLVGGLLMRTDNPATVGTLVAMIALQEQLLWPFEQLLEIGRDTRKTRALFTRIFEYLDTPVEITERAQPVVIPRAAMRGTVQLDHVRFAYADADRLAVDDISMTIPAGSHVAIVGPTGSGKTTLGYLLARLYDVDGGSIRFDGVDLRELSFDTLSMMLGVVTQDPYLLHASVAENLRFARPEATDAELIEAARVAQIHDHIAALPEGYDTLVGERGYRFSGGEKQRLALARTILRDPPILLLDEATSALDTRTERAMSLALDGMSRGRTTITIAHRLSTIRHADLIVVMQAGHVAEQGSHEDLLARDGLYASLLRGA, encoded by the coding sequence ATGAGCCGCTTTCAGGACGATCCCGACGACTACGGCGATCTGGCGGCGCAGCACGTGTCGCTGCGCCGGGTGCTGGCGCTCTTCGCTCCCTATCGCACACGTATCGCCGGCGTTGTGGCGCTCATGGTTGTCGCTTCGGCCGTGGGACTGGCCGGGCCGTTCCTGTTGCGCGCGATCATCGACGTGGCGCTGCCGCTGCATGACATGACGCTGCTGGTCTCGCTGGTGGCGGGAATGATCGCGGTCGCCATGATCGCCGCCGTCGTCGGTGCCTGGCAGGTGGTGCTGACCTCCCGGATTGGTCAGGCTGTTCTGCATGACCTGCGCGTCAGGCTTTACTCCCATCTGCAAAGCCTCTCGCTGCGCTTCTTCACCGGCACCCGCACGGGAGAAGTGCAATCGCGCATCGCGGGCGACATCGCCGGTCTGCAATCGCTTGTGACCGAGACGGCCAGCGATCTCGGGCGCGCCTTGAGCTCCGTGATCATGACCGCCGTCGCCATCGTCATTCTCGATTGGCGCCTGGCGATGTTCGTGCTGCTGATCGTGCCGGGCACCGTTCTGATCAGCAGCCGCGTGGCCCTGGTGCGGGAGGCGTTGACCTTTCAGCAGCAGGCTCGCGCCGCGGACTTGTCCGTCGCTGTTCAGGAAACGCTCTCGGCCTCGGGCATCATTCTGGCCCGCACCATGGGCCGAGGCCCTCATCTGGCACAACGCTTCGCCCGGATTTCCGGCGACTTGGCAAAGCTGGAAGTCAAGTCGCACACGGCGGGCGAGTGGCAATGGTCATTGATCGGGTTCGCCTTGGCCGTGTTGCCGGCACTGACGCTGCTGGTGGGTGGTCTGTTGATGCGAACCGACAATCCGGCCACCGTCGGTACCCTGGTCGCGATGATCGCGTTGCAGGAGCAGTTGCTGTGGCCGTTCGAGCAACTGTTGGAGATCGGTCGCGACACCCGCAAGACGCGGGCGCTGTTCACCCGGATTTTCGAGTATCTCGACACGCCGGTCGAAATCACCGAGCGCGCGCAGCCGGTGGTCATCCCGCGCGCCGCGATGCGGGGGACGGTGCAACTGGACCATGTCCGCTTTGCCTACGCCGACGCCGACCGTCTCGCCGTCGACGATATCAGCATGACCATTCCGGCCGGCAGCCATGTTGCGATTGTCGGCCCAACCGGATCGGGCAAGACGACGCTCGGCTATCTGCTGGCTCGGCTCTACGACGTGGACGGCGGCTCCATCCGGTTTGACGGCGTCGATCTGAGGGAGCTGAGTTTCGATACGCTCTCGATGATGTTGGGCGTCGTGACGCAAGACCCCTATCTGCTGCATGCCTCCGTGGCCGAGAACTTGCGCTTTGCCCGCCCGGAGGCGACCGATGCCGAGTTGATCGAGGCGGCTCGGGTCGCCCAGATCCACGACCACATAGCGGCGCTGCCGGAGGGCTACGACACCCTCGTGGGGGAGCGCGGCTACCGCTTCTCCGGCGGCGAGAAGCAACGTCTGGCACTGGCCCGCACCATCCTGCGCGATCCGCCGATCCTGCTTTTGGACGAGGCGACGAGCGCTCTCGATACCCGGACCGAACGTGCCATGTCGCTGGCGCTCGACGGCATGTCCAGGGGGCGGACGACCATAACGATTGCACATCGCCTCTCGACCATCCGCCATGCCGATCTGATCGTGGTGATGCAGGCCGGTCATGTGGCCGAGCAGGGCAGCCATGAGGACTTGCTGGCTCGCGATGGGCTTTATGCAAGCCTCCTGCGCGGTGCGTGA
- a CDS encoding sensor histidine kinase, with protein MAGNLNSRITSAMVGLTLTAFAVVYFGLMAYFLFIYEWLYPDAAYDESWRLGDVVMVGFLLAIGLLTASFIGWRLARRIVTPLKSVAQAARLVATGDFSARAALPPASFGEAAELVADFNQMAERLQRAEAELAYSNSAIAHELRTPLTILRGRLQGLLDGVFEPNPLLFERLVAHVDSLSAIVEELRTLALNNAGQLDLTCIDLDLAIEAGVAADALEAELAGARIKLTRVLGSAVVTADQTRLRQSFVALLENCCRYAPGSTVRIETGTEGDDVFFRCSDTGPGLPEESHDRAFDRFWRADESRGRSRGGSGLGLPIVRAIARAHGGEALILAHDGPGLAIEIRLPCHASPISKRDLP; from the coding sequence ATGGCCGGTAACCTGAACTCCCGCATCACCAGCGCCATGGTCGGCCTCACGCTGACGGCCTTCGCGGTCGTCTATTTCGGGCTGATGGCCTATTTTCTCTTCATCTATGAATGGCTCTATCCGGACGCGGCCTACGACGAGAGCTGGCGGCTGGGTGATGTCGTCATGGTCGGGTTCCTGTTGGCGATAGGCCTGTTGACCGCCTCGTTCATAGGCTGGCGACTGGCGCGCCGCATTGTCACGCCGCTGAAATCGGTGGCGCAGGCGGCACGCCTTGTTGCGACGGGGGACTTTTCCGCGCGGGCTGCGCTGCCTCCTGCCAGCTTTGGCGAGGCCGCCGAGCTGGTCGCCGATTTCAATCAGATGGCCGAGCGCCTCCAACGCGCCGAGGCGGAACTTGCCTATTCCAACTCCGCCATCGCGCACGAGCTGCGGACGCCCTTGACCATCCTGCGCGGGCGATTGCAGGGGCTGCTGGACGGCGTGTTCGAGCCCAATCCCCTGCTGTTCGAACGATTGGTCGCGCATGTCGACTCTCTTTCGGCCATCGTCGAGGAACTGCGCACTCTGGCGCTGAACAATGCGGGGCAGTTGGATCTGACCTGTATCGATCTGGACTTGGCCATCGAAGCCGGTGTCGCTGCGGATGCGCTGGAGGCCGAACTGGCGGGCGCGCGCATCAAGCTGACCCGCGTTCTCGGTTCCGCCGTCGTCACCGCCGACCAGACCCGGCTCCGGCAGTCGTTCGTGGCTCTACTGGAGAACTGTTGCCGCTATGCTCCGGGCAGCACTGTCCGGATCGAGACCGGAACCGAGGGCGATGATGTCTTCTTCCGCTGCAGCGATACCGGTCCCGGATTGCCCGAGGAAAGCCACGACCGTGCGTTCGACCGGTTCTGGCGCGCAGACGAGTCGCGTGGGCGCAGCCGGGGCGGCTCGGGCCTCGGTCTGCCGATCGTGCGGGCCATCGCCCGTGCCCATGGCGGAGAGGCGCTGATCCTCGCCCATGACGGCCCCGGATTGGCGATCGAGATCCGACTGCCGTGTCATGCGTCTCCCATTTCCAAGCGAGATCTTCCATGA
- a CDS encoding response regulator — protein MTNALILIIEDEPEIAEIIETYFAREGFRVICAGDGPTGLSHHHRLRPDLVVLDIKLPGQDGYEVLTAIRRRDDTPVIMVTALAEDLDKLQALRIGADDYVVKPFNPLEVVARAKAILRRTMGRSPGQVLRMGPLSVDPQAYLATIDTGSGPVTLDLTPTEFRILAHVTASPGRAFLRSELVDACLPEGEALDRTVDSHVSNLRRKLAAAGADGMLAGVRGVGYRMDFPHGR, from the coding sequence ATGACCAACGCCCTGATCCTGATCATCGAGGACGAGCCCGAGATCGCCGAGATCATCGAGACCTATTTTGCCCGGGAAGGGTTTCGCGTGATCTGCGCCGGCGATGGTCCGACCGGCCTCTCCCACCATCATCGCCTGCGCCCTGATCTGGTGGTGCTCGACATCAAGCTGCCGGGGCAGGACGGCTATGAAGTGCTGACCGCCATTCGCCGGCGCGACGATACGCCGGTGATTATGGTCACCGCGCTGGCCGAAGACCTCGACAAGCTGCAGGCGCTGCGCATCGGTGCCGACGATTACGTGGTCAAGCCCTTCAATCCGTTGGAGGTGGTCGCCCGCGCAAAGGCAATCCTGCGCCGCACGATGGGGCGCAGCCCGGGACAGGTGCTCCGCATGGGACCTTTGTCCGTCGATCCGCAAGCCTATCTGGCGACGATCGATACCGGCTCCGGACCCGTCACGCTGGATCTGACGCCAACCGAGTTCCGCATCCTCGCTCATGTGACCGCTTCACCCGGCCGTGCCTTCCTGCGCTCGGAACTGGTCGATGCCTGCCTGCCGGAAGGCGAGGCGCTTGATCGCACCGTGGACAGCCACGTCAGCAATCTGCGTCGCAAGCTGGCCGCTGCGGGGGCGGACGGCATGCTGGCCGGTGTGCGCGGCGTGGGATATCGCATGGACTTCCCCCATGGCCGGTAA
- a CDS encoding multidrug efflux RND transporter permease subunit, translating to MSQFFIERPVFAWVIAIFIAVAGIVAIPQLPVARFPDVAPPSISIFATYSGADVQTVSDSVIRPIEKELASVKNVLYYESSVDSTGGANISVTFKPGTDPEMAQVDVQNRLKNADAVLPEQVRRGGVSVEASESGFLMLVTLKSMTGDTDELSVGDYLTRNLGEELKRVPGVGRVQQFGSERAMRVWVDPSKLAAYGLTMTDVTEAIARENARTAPGRVGDEPTVPGTRLSTPLTVRGQLSTPEAFAAIPLRAQVDGARLLLGDVSRVELGAQTMAFSVSSNGKPAAAAAIQMSPGANAVRTAAAVEARLAELQVAMPKDMQVSVSYNTAPFVKVSIKKVVETLVEAMGLVFLVMLLFLQKIRYTLIPTIVAPIALLGTFSVMWLAGYSVNVLTMFGMVLAIGIIVDDAIVVVENVERIMTRQRLSPKAATRQAMHEISGAIVGITLVLAAVFIPMGLASGSVGAIYRQFTLSMAVSILFSAFLALTLTPALCATILKPATEHAPRGFFGWFNRHFDALTARYTGWVGWVLRRGGRMLVIYVALLAVLTVGYARVPTSFVPEEDQGSFFAMFELPAGATAERTRDIVAAYEAHTATRPDITESTVILGFGFSGSGPNAAQAFTSLKDWSERKVSVDDEVASATAAMATIPEGTAMIMKPPAIESLGTTSGFSLRLEDRANAGPAALKAAEDKLIALASASPLLVGVISEGLPDGASVALQVDRQKAQAFGLSFTTINDTISTAIGSGYVNDFPNQGRMQQVIVQADAPARMHVEDVLRLEVRNIEGGMVPLSEVVKPVWESTPLQLARYNGYPAARISGSAAPGVSSGAAMDEMERLAQSLPAGFALEWTGQSLQERQSASQAPILLAASMLVVFLVLAALYESWSIPLAVMLVVPLGVLGAVLAVLARGADNDVFFKVGLITIIGLSAKNAILMVEYARHLREQGMRLPRAILQAARLRLRPILMTSLAFILGVVPLMLARGAGSEIQNAIGTGVFGGMVSATLLAVFFVPVLYVVVSRVTGRANVGHPLAHQTPETTS from the coding sequence ATGTCGCAGTTCTTCATCGAGCGCCCGGTCTTTGCCTGGGTCATCGCCATTTTCATCGCGGTGGCCGGCATCGTGGCCATTCCGCAGTTGCCCGTCGCGCGCTTCCCCGATGTTGCCCCGCCGAGCATCAGCATCTTCGCCACCTATTCGGGTGCCGATGTGCAGACCGTCAGCGACAGCGTGATCCGCCCGATCGAAAAGGAGCTCGCGAGCGTCAAGAACGTGCTCTACTACGAGTCTTCCGTTGACTCGACGGGTGGCGCCAACATCTCGGTGACCTTCAAGCCCGGCACGGACCCCGAGATGGCCCAGGTGGACGTCCAGAACCGCCTCAAGAATGCCGACGCTGTGTTGCCGGAACAAGTGCGCCGCGGCGGCGTCAGCGTCGAGGCGTCGGAGTCAGGCTTCCTGATGCTGGTCACGCTCAAGTCGATGACTGGCGACACCGACGAGCTGAGCGTTGGCGACTACCTCACGCGCAACCTTGGCGAGGAACTGAAGCGCGTCCCCGGTGTCGGTCGGGTGCAGCAGTTTGGCTCGGAACGCGCCATGCGGGTCTGGGTCGACCCGTCCAAGTTGGCGGCCTACGGTCTCACCATGACGGATGTCACCGAGGCGATCGCCCGCGAGAACGCAAGGACCGCCCCTGGGCGTGTGGGAGATGAACCGACGGTGCCCGGCACGCGCCTCTCGACCCCGTTGACCGTTCGCGGGCAGCTCTCGACGCCGGAAGCCTTTGCCGCCATTCCGCTGCGGGCGCAGGTCGACGGCGCGCGCCTCCTTCTGGGCGATGTGTCGCGCGTTGAGCTGGGCGCGCAGACCATGGCCTTCAGCGTCAGCAGCAACGGCAAGCCCGCCGCGGCGGCGGCGATCCAGATGTCGCCCGGCGCCAATGCGGTGCGCACGGCGGCCGCCGTCGAGGCGCGCCTGGCCGAGCTGCAGGTGGCCATGCCCAAGGACATGCAGGTGTCGGTCTCCTACAACACCGCGCCCTTCGTGAAGGTCTCGATCAAGAAGGTTGTCGAAACTCTCGTCGAGGCCATGGGGCTGGTCTTCCTGGTCATGCTGCTGTTCCTGCAGAAGATCCGCTACACGCTGATCCCGACCATCGTGGCTCCCATCGCCTTGCTCGGGACCTTCTCGGTGATGTGGCTCGCCGGATACTCGGTCAACGTGCTGACCATGTTCGGCATGGTGCTGGCCATCGGCATCATCGTCGACGACGCCATCGTGGTGGTCGAGAACGTCGAGCGCATCATGACCCGCCAGAGGCTGTCGCCGAAGGCCGCCACCCGGCAGGCCATGCACGAAATCTCCGGCGCCATCGTCGGCATCACCCTGGTCCTTGCCGCGGTCTTCATCCCCATGGGATTGGCGAGCGGCTCGGTCGGGGCGATCTATCGGCAGTTCACGCTGTCGATGGCCGTCTCGATCCTGTTCTCGGCTTTCCTGGCGCTCACGCTGACGCCCGCCCTCTGCGCCACCATCCTGAAGCCTGCCACAGAGCATGCGCCGCGTGGCTTCTTTGGCTGGTTCAACCGGCATTTCGACGCGTTGACGGCGCGCTACACCGGCTGGGTGGGCTGGGTGTTGCGCCGTGGCGGGCGCATGCTGGTGATCTATGTCGCGCTGCTCGCGGTTCTCACCGTCGGCTATGCGCGAGTTCCGACCTCCTTCGTGCCGGAGGAGGATCAGGGCAGTTTCTTCGCCATGTTCGAGCTGCCGGCCGGCGCCACGGCCGAGCGCACGCGCGATATCGTTGCCGCTTACGAGGCCCATACCGCGACGCGCCCCGACATCACCGAAAGCACGGTCATCCTCGGCTTCGGCTTCTCGGGGTCTGGTCCCAACGCGGCGCAGGCCTTCACCAGCCTCAAGGACTGGAGCGAACGAAAGGTATCGGTCGACGACGAGGTCGCCTCCGCCACCGCCGCCATGGCGACCATTCCCGAGGGGACGGCAATGATCATGAAGCCGCCGGCCATTGAATCGCTGGGTACCACGTCGGGCTTCTCGCTGCGGCTCGAAGATCGCGCCAATGCCGGTCCCGCCGCGCTCAAGGCGGCGGAAGACAAGCTGATCGCCCTGGCGTCCGCCAGTCCGCTTCTGGTCGGCGTCATCAGCGAGGGGTTGCCCGACGGAGCCAGCGTCGCACTCCAGGTCGACCGGCAGAAAGCGCAGGCCTTCGGTCTGTCCTTCACCACGATCAACGACACCATATCCACTGCGATCGGATCGGGTTACGTCAACGACTTCCCCAACCAGGGACGCATGCAGCAGGTGATCGTGCAGGCCGACGCGCCGGCCCGCATGCATGTCGAAGACGTCCTGAGGCTCGAAGTCCGCAACATCGAGGGCGGCATGGTTCCCCTGTCCGAGGTTGTGAAGCCGGTGTGGGAGAGCACGCCGCTGCAACTTGCCCGGTACAACGGTTATCCGGCTGCCCGCATCTCGGGCTCGGCGGCGCCGGGCGTATCGAGCGGCGCCGCCATGGACGAGATGGAACGGCTGGCCCAGTCGCTGCCGGCCGGTTTTGCGCTGGAGTGGACCGGGCAGTCGTTGCAGGAGCGACAGTCGGCCAGCCAGGCACCGATATTGCTCGCCGCGTCGATGCTGGTCGTCTTTCTCGTGCTGGCGGCGCTCTACGAAAGCTGGTCGATCCCGCTTGCCGTCATGCTGGTGGTTCCCTTGGGCGTGCTGGGGGCGGTTCTGGCCGTTCTCGCACGCGGCGCGGACAACGATGTGTTCTTCAAGGTCGGGCTCATCACCATCATCGGTCTTTCCGCCAAGAATGCCATCCTGATGGTCGAGTATGCCCGCCATCTGAGAGAGCAGGGCATGAGGCTGCCCAGGGCGATCCTTCAGGCGGCACGCCTGCGCCTCAGGCCAATCCTGATGACGTCGCTCGCCTTCATCCTGGGCGTGGTCCCGCTGATGCTGGCGCGCGGTGCCGGCTCGGAAATCCAGAACGCCATCGGCACCGGCGTCTTCGGGGGCATGGTGTCGGCGACGCTGCTGGCGGTTTTCTTCGTCCCGGTGCTTTATGTCGTCGTCAGCCGCGTGACCGGCCGCGCAAACGTGGGCCATCCGTTGGCCCATCAGACTCCAGAGACCACGTCATGA
- a CDS encoding efflux RND transporter periplasmic adaptor subunit codes for MMRPRFRTFFLLCLMIVLPALMSPMGWRSVKAETPAEAPIQLTVMTAVPERLIVSDELPGRVAAWRRVEIRPQVGGLILERLVNEGTRVKAGDVLFRIDPAPLKADLATAEAGFARAVATEAHSRRGLARADALLAKDVISDERHEAARNDLALAEASLAEARAIVERRRLDVEFTTLRAPVAGYVAGGLADIGGLAVPGTERALAVAQDLDRVYVDLRLPAWRLDAVEIAAADGLGLVEIVTERGQTHPQQGRLKFSDVIVDPGTGNASVRVEVPNPDLALLPGMYVRARLPRGLLPDALLVPEDAILRSGGGRAQIVVVSTDGTATRRDVTLGDAIGGRVVIASGLSAGEVVAVRGQDRVPDGVTVPEVSKVAEDAPDKDRS; via the coding sequence ATGATGCGCCCCCGCTTTCGGACCTTTTTTCTGCTCTGTCTGATGATCGTATTGCCTGCCCTCATGTCTCCCATGGGCTGGCGGAGCGTGAAGGCCGAGACGCCGGCCGAAGCGCCGATCCAGCTGACGGTGATGACGGCTGTACCCGAAAGGCTGATCGTTTCTGACGAACTGCCCGGTCGCGTCGCCGCCTGGCGTAGGGTTGAGATCCGGCCGCAAGTGGGCGGCCTCATCCTCGAGAGGCTGGTCAACGAGGGGACGCGGGTGAAGGCGGGGGATGTCCTGTTCCGCATCGATCCGGCGCCGCTCAAGGCCGACCTTGCCACGGCCGAGGCGGGATTTGCCCGTGCCGTTGCCACCGAGGCCCACTCACGGCGCGGCCTCGCCCGAGCCGACGCGCTCCTGGCGAAGGACGTCATCAGCGACGAGCGGCATGAAGCCGCCCGCAACGATCTGGCGTTGGCCGAGGCCAGTCTTGCCGAGGCGCGCGCCATCGTCGAACGGCGGCGGTTGGACGTGGAGTTCACCACCTTGCGCGCGCCTGTTGCCGGCTATGTCGCTGGCGGCCTTGCCGATATCGGCGGGCTGGCGGTGCCGGGCACCGAGCGGGCTCTTGCCGTGGCCCAGGATCTCGACCGCGTCTATGTCGATCTCCGTCTGCCGGCCTGGCGACTGGATGCGGTCGAGATTGCGGCCGCCGACGGGCTTGGGCTGGTCGAGATCGTTACCGAACGCGGCCAGACGCACCCGCAACAGGGGCGATTGAAGTTCTCGGACGTGATTGTCGACCCGGGAACCGGCAACGCTTCGGTCCGGGTCGAGGTGCCCAATCCGGATCTGGCGCTGCTGCCCGGAATGTATGTGCGCGCAAGACTGCCGCGCGGGCTGTTGCCGGACGCGCTGCTCGTTCCCGAAGACGCCATCCTGCGCAGCGGCGGCGGCAGGGCGCAGATCGTCGTCGTCTCGACCGATGGCACCGCAACGCGCCGCGATGTGACGCTCGGCGATGCCATCGGCGGGCGCGTGGTGATCGCCTCGGGCCTGTCGGCCGGCGAGGTCGTCGCCGTTCGCGGGCAGGACCGGGTGCCCGATGGGGTGACGGTGCCCGAGGTGTCGAAGGTGGCCGAAGACGCACCCGACAAAGACAGGTCCTGA
- a CDS encoding alpha/beta hydrolase family protein: MRKNVIATFTALALACIASIPSALAAEQNVTLQVDGKKVVGTLNIPDNVKAPPVALLLHGFTGSRDELAIPSADNEGIFRRTARMFADKGIASLRIDFFGSGESEGSYADTTLQGQIADAMAAVDFLAARTDIDTKKISLVGWSLGGTVSAVVAGRSKTPIASVTLWQPANNPANAMAFLMGTDAVSKGLATGDVPLDVKLPWGSTVSLKEPFFRSLTQIDPVAESVAYHGPLLVTAGTNDVIVFPQPESAQVFLDYHQGPGELWTRPMDHSFNSFQDHVTVDELINKTADFIEKASK, encoded by the coding sequence ATGCGCAAAAACGTGATTGCAACTTTTACCGCCCTGGCTTTGGCTTGCATCGCCTCGATTCCGAGCGCGCTCGCCGCTGAGCAGAACGTTACGCTTCAGGTCGATGGCAAGAAGGTCGTCGGGACCTTGAACATCCCTGACAATGTCAAGGCGCCGCCTGTGGCCCTCTTGCTGCACGGATTTACCGGTAGCCGTGACGAGTTGGCCATTCCGTCCGCCGACAACGAGGGCATCTTCCGGCGCACCGCCCGCATGTTCGCCGACAAGGGCATTGCGAGCCTGCGAATTGACTTCTTCGGGAGCGGCGAAAGCGAGGGCAGCTACGCCGATACGACACTGCAGGGGCAGATCGCCGACGCCATGGCTGCGGTGGACTTCCTTGCGGCTCGCACGGACATCGACACGAAGAAGATTTCGCTCGTCGGGTGGAGTTTGGGCGGCACCGTCAGCGCCGTCGTTGCCGGGCGCAGCAAAACGCCAATCGCCTCCGTTACGCTGTGGCAGCCGGCCAACAATCCGGCGAACGCCATGGCGTTCCTGATGGGCACGGATGCCGTGAGCAAAGGATTGGCGACAGGGGACGTTCCGCTGGACGTCAAACTGCCGTGGGGGTCGACTGTCAGCCTGAAGGAGCCGTTCTTCAGAAGCCTGACGCAGATTGATCCGGTTGCAGAAAGCGTTGCCTATCATGGCCCGTTGCTTGTGACCGCAGGCACCAACGATGTCATTGTGTTTCCTCAGCCGGAGTCCGCCCAAGTCTTCCTCGACTATCATCAGGGACCGGGAGAGCTCTGGACCCGTCCGATGGACCACTCGTTCAACTCCTTCCAGGACCACGTGACGGTTGACGAGCTGATCAACAAGACGGCCGACTTTATCGAGAAGGCCTCGAAGTAA